From a region of the bacterium genome:
- a CDS encoding peroxiredoxin, whose product MSQFIGQQAPDFAATAVMPDNSVKDGFRLSDYRGKYVVLFFYPLDFTFVCPTEIIEFNRKLKEFAARDVQVIGVSIDSQFSHLAWKNTPVDQGGIGQVQYPLVADLTKQISRDYGVLLNDSIALRGTFLIDKGGVIQHLVVNNLGLGRNIDETLRMVDALQHLEKHGEVCPAGWHKGEEAMSPNAKGVASYLAKHGK is encoded by the coding sequence ATGTCCCAGTTCATCGGCCAGCAGGCCCCCGATTTCGCCGCCACCGCCGTCATGCCCGACAACAGCGTCAAGGACGGCTTCAGGCTCAGCGACTACCGCGGCAAGTACGTGGTGCTGTTCTTCTACCCGCTCGACTTCACCTTCGTCTGCCCGACCGAGATCATCGAGTTCAACCGCAAGCTCAAGGAGTTCGCGGCGCGCGACGTTCAGGTCATCGGCGTGTCGATCGACAGCCAGTTCAGCCACCTCGCGTGGAAGAACACGCCCGTCGACCAGGGTGGCATCGGCCAGGTCCAGTACCCGCTGGTCGCCGACCTCACCAAGCAGATCAGCCGCGACTACGGCGTCCTGCTCAACGACAGCATCGCCCTGCGCGGCACCTTCCTGATCGACAAGGGCGGCGTCATCCAGCACCTGGTGGTCAACAACCTGGGCCTCGGCCGCAACATCGACGAGACGCTGCGCATGGTCGACGCCCTGCAGCACCTCGAGAAGCACGGCGAGGTCTGCCCCGCGGGCTGGCACAAGGGCGAGGAGGCCATGAGCCCCAACGCCAAGGGCGTCGCCTCCTACCTGGCGAAGCACGGCAAGTAA